Proteins encoded in a region of the Perognathus longimembris pacificus isolate PPM17 chromosome 11, ASM2315922v1, whole genome shotgun sequence genome:
- the Psmd4 gene encoding 26S proteasome non-ATPase regulatory subunit 4 isoform X1, translating into MVLESTMVCVDNSEYMRNGDFLPTRLQAQQDAVNIVCHSKTRSNPENNVGLITLANDCEVLTTLTPDTGRILSKLHTVQPKGKITFCTGIRVAHLALKHRQGKNHKMRIIAFVGSPVEDNEKDLVKLAKRLKKEKVNVDIINFGEEEVNTEKLTAFVNTLNGKDGTGSHLVTVPPGPSLADALISSPILAGEGGAMLGLGASDFEFGVDPSADPELALALRVSMEEQRQRQEEEARRAAAASAAEAGIATTGAEGERDSDDALLKMTINQQEFGRPGLPDLSSMTEEEQIAYAMQMSLQGAEFSQAESADIDASSAMDTSEPAKEEDDYDVMQDPEFLQSVLENLPGVDPNNEAIRNAMGSLASQATKDGKKEKKEEEKK; encoded by the exons ATGGTGTTGGAAAGCACTATGGTTTG TGTGGACAACAGTGAGTATATGCGGAATGGGGATTTCTTGCCGACTCGGCTGCAGGCCCAACAGGACGCTGTCAACATAGTATGTCACTCAAAGACTCGCAGCAACCCCGAAAACAACGTAGGCCTCATCACACTGGCCAA tgaCTGTGAAGTGCTGACCACACTCACCCCTGACACTGGCCGCATCCTCTCCAAACTCCACACAGTCCAGCCTAAGGGCAAGATCACCTTCTGTACTGGTATCCGCGTGGCCCAC CTGGCTCTGAAACACCGGCAGGGCAAGAATCACAAGATGCGCATCATCGCCTTTGTGGGAAGCCCCGTGGAAGACAACGAGAAGGAC ctGGTGAAACTAGCTAAACGCCTCAAGAAAGAGAAGGTGAATGTTGACATCATCAATTTTGGGGAAGAG GAGGTGAACACGGAGAAGCTGACGGCTTTCGTGAACACGCTGAACGGCAAAGATGGAACTGGCTCTCATCTGGTCACGGTGCCTCCGGGGCCCAGCTTAGCAGATGCCCTCATCAGTTCTCCCATTCTGGCTGGTGAAGGCGGCGCCATGCTGGGGCTTGGTGCCAGTGACTTTGAATTTGGAGTGGATCCCAGCGCTGACCCTGAGCTGGCCCTG GCCCTGCGTGTTTCTATGGAGGAGCAGCGGCAGcggcaggaggaggaggcgcggcgggcggcggccgcCTCTGCGGCCGAGGCTGGAATTGCTACGACTGGGGCTGAAGGTGAAAGAG ACTCGGACGACGCACTGCTGAAGATGACCATCAACCAGCAGGAGTTTGGCCGCCCCGGGCTCCCCGACCTGAGCAGCATGACGGAGGAGGAGCAGATCGCCTATGCCATGCAGATGTCCCTGCAGGGGGCAG AGTTTAGTCAGGCAGAGTCAGCTGACATTGATGCCAGCTCGGCCATGGACACATCGGAGCCAGCCAAG GAGGAGGATGACTATGATGTGATGCAGGACCCCGAGTTCCTTCAGAGTGTCCTTGAGAACCTGCCAGGCGTGGATCCCAACAACGAGGCCATCCGAAACGCCATGGGCTCCCTGGCCTCCCAGGCCACCAAGGACggcaagaaggagaagaaggaggaagagaagaagtga
- the Psmd4 gene encoding 26S proteasome non-ATPase regulatory subunit 4 isoform X2 encodes MVLESTMVCVDNSEYMRNGDFLPTRLQAQQDAVNIVCHSKTRSNPENNVGLITLANDCEVLTTLTPDTGRILSKLHTVQPKGKITFCTGIRVAHLALKHRQGKNHKMRIIAFVGSPVEDNEKDLVKLAKRLKKEKVNVDIINFGEEEVNTEKLTAFVNTLNGKDGTGSHLVTVPPGPSLADALISSPILAGEGGAMLGLGASDFEFGVDPSADPELALALRVSMEEQRQRQEEEARRAAAASAAEAGIATTGAEDSDDALLKMTINQQEFGRPGLPDLSSMTEEEQIAYAMQMSLQGAEFSQAESADIDASSAMDTSEPAKEEDDYDVMQDPEFLQSVLENLPGVDPNNEAIRNAMGSLASQATKDGKKEKKEEEKK; translated from the exons ATGGTGTTGGAAAGCACTATGGTTTG TGTGGACAACAGTGAGTATATGCGGAATGGGGATTTCTTGCCGACTCGGCTGCAGGCCCAACAGGACGCTGTCAACATAGTATGTCACTCAAAGACTCGCAGCAACCCCGAAAACAACGTAGGCCTCATCACACTGGCCAA tgaCTGTGAAGTGCTGACCACACTCACCCCTGACACTGGCCGCATCCTCTCCAAACTCCACACAGTCCAGCCTAAGGGCAAGATCACCTTCTGTACTGGTATCCGCGTGGCCCAC CTGGCTCTGAAACACCGGCAGGGCAAGAATCACAAGATGCGCATCATCGCCTTTGTGGGAAGCCCCGTGGAAGACAACGAGAAGGAC ctGGTGAAACTAGCTAAACGCCTCAAGAAAGAGAAGGTGAATGTTGACATCATCAATTTTGGGGAAGAG GAGGTGAACACGGAGAAGCTGACGGCTTTCGTGAACACGCTGAACGGCAAAGATGGAACTGGCTCTCATCTGGTCACGGTGCCTCCGGGGCCCAGCTTAGCAGATGCCCTCATCAGTTCTCCCATTCTGGCTGGTGAAGGCGGCGCCATGCTGGGGCTTGGTGCCAGTGACTTTGAATTTGGAGTGGATCCCAGCGCTGACCCTGAGCTGGCCCTG GCCCTGCGTGTTTCTATGGAGGAGCAGCGGCAGcggcaggaggaggaggcgcggcgggcggcggccgcCTCTGCGGCCGAGGCTGGAATTGCTACGACTGGGGCTGAAG ACTCGGACGACGCACTGCTGAAGATGACCATCAACCAGCAGGAGTTTGGCCGCCCCGGGCTCCCCGACCTGAGCAGCATGACGGAGGAGGAGCAGATCGCCTATGCCATGCAGATGTCCCTGCAGGGGGCAG AGTTTAGTCAGGCAGAGTCAGCTGACATTGATGCCAGCTCGGCCATGGACACATCGGAGCCAGCCAAG GAGGAGGATGACTATGATGTGATGCAGGACCCCGAGTTCCTTCAGAGTGTCCTTGAGAACCTGCCAGGCGTGGATCCCAACAACGAGGCCATCCGAAACGCCATGGGCTCCCTGGCCTCCCAGGCCACCAAGGACggcaagaaggagaagaaggaggaagagaagaagtga